Part of the Oncorhynchus kisutch isolate 150728-3 linkage group LG2, Okis_V2, whole genome shotgun sequence genome, TCAATCAGTTGACCTTCAGGCTGCTGCACAGATGAGTAATTAAGGTTCTGTCTACCGTGGCCTATTTCTATTGAAGATTCTGAGTTAGCTATGATACCTGCACCGAGTCAGTATAAAACTAGTTAGTGAAAACATTATTATCCCGTTTGTAGATTTCCTGCATTACTACACATCCTTCAAGTCCTTCAAGTTGCCTGGCTGCTGTACAGCCGACCAGCACCATTAAACGGCTGCTGTACAGCCGACCAGCACCATTAAACGGCTGCTGTAACCTATGCACGGGTTGGTGGGTTCAAGGGTTGTTGGGACCTCAACTGAATCTTCTAGGCCTACTTGTGATTGAAGAGTGAGGTGCCTCATTCGTCATTTTACTTAGACTGCTGACTAATTTCTTAATTTGCACAATGGGCCAACCATTATATCTATTCAAAATGTATCTGACAAGAAACATGACCAGTCTTTTCTAATATTTTAGCATAGCTACACATGGCTACTGTATTTATTTCTAATTAGAATAAATGCTAAATGCCTTGGTTTCATAGCAACAATATGAATTCTAGAACAACACAGGCTTTGAGTTGTCAGTTGTTATAAGTCCTTAGAGGCCATGAGAGCTTTGGTCTTTTTGGGTGAGCTCTGTTTTTCCATCTGTCTCTTGAGTCTCTGCATCTGGGCAACGAGGCTGTACTGGGGCTTAATATTGTGGGGATTGGCCGAGTGCTGGTAGGCCATGCAGGTCTGCATCCGGTCCAGCAGAGTGTAAATCTCCAGGCTTTTCATTTGGAGATGTTGTTGCAGGATGTCTGGCCCCGGCATCACTAGGCCTTCCGGATGGGTTAGCTAGGAGAGaaaaacaacagaaaacagtcAGAACACATGGGATGGAGTGTGTCCATCAGATTAGCAGCTTATCAGCTATGTCTGGTTCATGTGCATTACTGTAATTATCCTTGAAAATCCATCAATGTTGAACGACGGAGAAGTTCATCAATATGTGCTCACTTGAGACAGTCCTGTGACGACTCACCTTGAGTTTGGAGCCCACGTTGAAACGTACTCTGCTCTGGTGAGAGGAGAATGTGAGGTAGATGCGTTCCTGGGACTGGATGCGGAGGCTGACGTGGCTACCCAGGACCAGACAGATGGGCTGGAAGGGAGGGGCTTGGATGTGAGGCTCAAGGTCCAGCCAGGTCCAGCGTCGTCTCAGGGCCCCGGTCTCACTGCAGCAGGAGCCTCCCAGCTGGGTCAGGTtcacccttcacacacacacacacacacacacacacacacacacacacacacacacacacacacacacacacacacacacacacacacacacacacacacacacacacacacacacacacacacacacacacacacacacagcttaggTCCAGTTTCCAAACACAAGTAGGCCACAGTTACAGTATAGACATGCAGTAACAGCAGAACACTGCCATAGTTTATCTGTGTATGTGATTTTCAGGGCAAGTATTAATGGTACACACCATATAAGTCCATTGGGGTGGTAGCACGTAGACTGGCCTCTGGTTGTAAACATGGCCTCAAAGTTTGGCTCTAAATCCTTGTCCTCCATGATTATATAGGTGAAGTCAGCAGCCTCCACAGAGGAGATGATGACAGCAACATTCCCAGATGGATAGCTTGTTTTCACTAAGGAACTTATTGCTAAAGCTGTTGTACAATTGCCTGGTGCGCGAGTCTCTTAAATAAAAAGATACAACACATTACCTGTTCCGTCTGGATATAACGTGATGAAGGGTTTGCCATTTGGATAGAACCTCAGAAGCAAATGTATTCTctaaaaaacaaacatatagATCACTCAGTAATGGTAGTCCATGGACCTGAACAGTAAAGGAATAGCAGGGACCTGAACAGTAAAGGAATAGCAGGGACCTGAACAGTAAGGGAGTAGCATGGACCTGAACAGTAAGGGAGTAGCACAGACCTGAACAGTAAGGGAGTAGCACAGACCTGAACAGTAAGGGAGTAGCATGGACCTGAATAGTAAGGGAGTAGCACAGACCTGAACAGTAAGGGAGTAGCAGGGACCTGAACAGTAAAGGAATAGCAGGGACCTGAACAGTAAGGGAGTAGCACAGACCTGAACAGTAAGGGAGTAGCAGGGACCTGAACAGTAAAGGAATAGCAGGGACCTGAACAGTAAGGGAGTAGCATGGACCTGAACAGTAAGGGAATAGCAGGGACCTGAACAGTAAGGGAATAGCAGGGACCTGAACAGTAAGGGAATAGCACGGACCTGAACAGTAAGGGAATAGCACGGACCTGAACAGTAAGGGAATAGCAAGGACCTGAACAGTAAGGGAATAGCAGGGACCTGAACAGTAAGGGAATAGCAGGGACCTGAACAGTAAGGGAATAGCATGGACCTGAACAGTAAGGGAGTAGCACAGACCTGAACAGTAAGGGAGTAGCACGGACCTGAACAGTAATGGAATAGCAGGGACCTGAACAGTAAGGCAATAGAGAGGACCTGAACAGTAAGTGAATAGCACGGACCTGAACAGTAAGGGAGTAGCACGGACCTGAACAGGAAGGGAATAGCAGGGACCTGAACAGTAAGGGAATATCACGGACCTGAACAGTAAGGGAATAGCAGGGACCTGAACAGTAAGGGAATAGCATGGACCTGAACAGTAAGGGAATAGCATGGACCTGAACAGTAAGGGAGTAACAGTAAGGGAATAGGTGTAGAGAGCACTCAGATGAGATAAGCTGGTGCCAATGCCAGTACAGGGATGGTGTTAATACAGAAACCTACCCTCTCTCTGTGCTGCCTGTCCGTCTCCCCCTGGAGGGTGAAGATATCTGAGGAGTTCATGATGTCCATCTTAGGGAAGTGAGACTCTTCTCGGAAAGTCCAAACCTCATTGGACAGTCTGTAGGAGATGGTTTTGATCTGACCTTAAAAACACAAGAAAAAAAACAGTATTGCCGTTTTTGTCTGAGAGTGCAAAGTCACTATACTCACCATCTCATATTAGTTAAGATCATAACAGTTGTAACTATTTCATGTATCAAGGTGTTTTAGTGAGAACATGAAAATTTGACTCTTACCTGAAAAAAATCGGTTCTGATTGCCTTTCTTCAGGACCTTCTGAAGTTCCCATTCCAACAACCTTAAGATAAAATAGAGTTTGGCCTTCCTCAGAGTGCATCATCAGAACAGCTTGGAGTGATGGACACTACTTTGGGAGGTTAAGTGGAAATCTCTAAGAAGATCGAGAACCCaagacatcctcctcttctttccaAAATTTAAGACTTTGACAGAAATGTGTCTCTTTGACCACGTTTAGCTTTTAAGTCTAAAAAGGGcccatagagccccacagtggaggtgtcataatacccataaaacctagcggtcaaacagggaaatggttccaatcattttagcatttcatttttgtggggtaaatacaggcgaatatattgataaaaatcaccttgtcctagagagatccAAACGTCAAGCCatggtaagcctacacgaaactcGACCCTTATTTTAAGTATTTTTAAAATCCCCTATTGGAGAAATTAAGGGTGCAGAAAcggattggaaccatttccctgtttgaccgctaggttttatgggtattttgactcatactgtggtactctattacACATGTATGTTGAGAGGTGTGAGGTACACCATCATTCGATTAGAGGCTAATTCTTATTTATTTACACAaacatgtatatgtatatacacatacatacagtgccttgcgaaagtattcggcccccttgaactttgcgaccttttgccacatttcaggcttcaaacataaagatataaaactgtatttttttgtgaagaatcaacaacaagtgggacacaatcatgaagtggaacgacatttattggatatttcaaacttttttaacaaatcaaaaactgaaaaattgggcgtgcaaaattattcagcccccttaagttaatactttgtagcgccaccttttgctgcgattacagctgtaagtcgcttggggtatgtctctatcagttttgcacatcgagagactgacattttttcccattcctccttgcaaaacagctcgagctcagtgaggttggatggagagcatttgtgaacagcagttttcagttctttccacagattctcgattggattcaggtctggactttgacttggccattctaacacctggatatgtttatttttgaaccattccattgtagattttgctttatgttttggatcattgtcttgttggaagacaaatctccatcccagtctcaggtcttttgcagactccatcaggttttcttccagaatggtcctgtatttggctccatccatcttcccatcaattttaaccatcttccctgtccctgctgaagaaaagcaggcccaaaccatgatgctgccaccaccatgtttgacagtggggatggtgtattcagggtgataagctgtgttgcttttacgccaaacataacattttgcattgttgccaaaaagttcaattttggtttcatctgaccagagcaccttcttccacatgtttggtgtgtctcccaggtggcttgtggcaaactttaaacaacactttttatggatatctttaagaaatggctttcttcttgccactcttccataaaggccagatttgtgcaatatacgactgattgttgtcctatggacagtctcccacctcagctgtagatctctgcagttcatccagagtgatcatgggcctcttggctgcatctctgatcagtcttctccttgtatgagctgatttgcagtggtctgatactccttccatttcaatattatcgcttgcacagtgctccttgggatgtttaaagcttgggaaatctttttgtatccaaatccggctttaaacttcttcacaacagtatctcggacctgcctggtgtgttccttgttcttcatgatgctctctgcgcttttaacggacctctgagactatcacagtgcaggtgcatttatacggagacttgattacacacaggtggattgtatttatcatcattagtcatttaggtcaacattggatcattcagagatcctcactgaacttctggagagagtttgctgcactgaaagtaaaggggctgaataattttgcatgcccaatttttcagtttttgatttgttaaaaaagtttgaaatatccaataaatgtcgttccacttcatgattgtgtcccacttgttgttgattcttcacaaaaaaatacagttttatatctttatgtttgaagcctgaaatgtggcaaaaggtcgcaaagttcaagggggccgaatactttcgcaaggcactgtacatacatacatacatacatacatacatacatacatacatacacacatacacacatacatacatatacagtggggcaaaaaagtagttagtcagccaccaattgtgcaagttcccccacttaaaaagatgagaggcctgtaattttcatcataggtacacttcaactatgacagacaaaatgagggaaaaaaatccagaaaatcacattgtaggattttttatgaatttatttgcaaatgatgatggaaaataagtatttggtcaataacaaaagtttatctcaatactttgttatataccctttgttggcattgacagaggtcaaacattttctgtaagtcttcacaaggttttcacacactgttgctggtattttggcccattcctccatgcagatctcctctagagcagtgatgttttggggctgttgctgggcaacacggactttcaactcccaccaaagattttctatggggttgagatatgGAGACTGGCaatgccactccaggaccttcaaatgcttcttacgaatcaaatcaaatcaaatgtatttatatagcccttcgtacatcagctgatatctcaaagtgctgtacagaaacccagcctaaaaccccaaacagcaagcaatgcaggtgtagaagaacttgttatcagtctaaaagacacctgcccacaacctcaaacagtcacactccaaactccactctggccaagaccaaagagctgccaaaggacaccagaaacaaaattgtagacctgcaccaggctggggaggCTGAATCTGCAAtaagtaagcagcttggtttgaagaaatcaactgtgggagcaattattaggaaatggaagacatacaagaccactgataatctccctcgatctggggctccacgcaagatctcaccccgtggggttaaaatgatcacaagaagccactcctttgttgcccgggcggtgtgtttgggatcattgtcatgctgaaagacccagccacgtttcatcgtcaatgcccttgctgatggaaggaggttttcactcaaaa contains:
- the LOC109905281 gene encoding glutamate-rich protein 6; this translates as MLGEKTKSHARTTLSTDEKVIITLPRSVSTTAEFIEVHVLDGRSITIVSASTQTDWEWVEQALTDSCQVQSKVERFEPKVSSQTVPQSIVIGPHSEIEETDMEKENELYGIPNVGPPSMLAYKPESKQPPVHFEKIPVLPISGSSEAQSKLKVEFVLCDYCQQPCNPFIRREQLENNRDLELLFCCERAQKMRAFLLEEERALAAMEMNRKIDVGPHPPFMNKHEKRAAKERAEQRLLEWELQKVLKKGNQNRFFSGQIKTISYRLSNEVWTFREESHFPKMDIMNSSDIFTLQGETDRQHRERRIHLLLRFYPNGKPFITLYPDGTGNVFYPSGNVAVIISSVEAADFTYIIMEDKDLEPNFEAMFTTRGQSTCYHPNGLIWVNLTQLGGSCCSETGALRRRWTWLDLEPHIQAPPFQPICLVLGSHVSLRIQSQERIYLTFSSHQSRVRFNVGSKLKLTHPEGLVMPGPDILQQHLQMKSLEIYTLLDRMQTCMAYQHSANPHNIKPQYSLVAQMQRLKRQMEKQSSPKKTKALMASKDL